From Calliphora vicina chromosome 3, idCalVici1.1, whole genome shotgun sequence:
TTAATGCCACCTTcataaaaaaatcttcaaagTTGTTAAAACAATATGTCTGAATTATTATCTTCTTAATTTAATGCCAAGCGtgtaatattttaagaaatcaaataatattgtaataaaaataattaactgCATACAAATTTGCTTGCTGTTTGCAGTTATGTACTTGGTTtagcataaattaaaaataaacaaaactgaatacattttacagactaaaataattttgcaattttgaaaagcaaaataaatttctttcagGTTGAGGCAACTGGTTTGTTacgttttaaaagaaatttaattatcaaaaattgaaatttgcAATTGGGCGTTTTTTTTGTCTAATATTGAAAAGTAGGTCATTTGTAGTTATTTTGTACAATAATTATATTCAATTTACGTCTAATTCGAATGAATGCATTGCATTAGTGAAATAAAATTTcgcaatttaaaacaaaaaaatcataaaatttatatgcgcattcatacatattgttttatttaagtcAAACGTAAATAATCTgggaaaaaaaatgtcaagatgttaacgaaaaaataaaattattaaaaaataattgctcATATTTCGTAATTAAttgtgttttcattttaaagttctcattaatatttatcattttattaaagctgaaaaataacacaaaactttgaaacttaaaaaaaaatacagctttatatttaaatgacaaCATCAATAAAGCTTAATGGGATTATAACGAAAAATGTAATTAGTTtgagaaacatttaaattaaaatagaacataaattaataaaatttaaataattgttacaACTGTTCGCAAAAGACACATAcgtttttcacatttatttagaaaactGTATTTTAGACTGCTCGAATTGATTTACGGAATCTAAAATAGGAGCGTATCCAGAGCGGGTGAAATAGGAATTATCACCCcccccccccaaaaccgaaaagttttcatataaaaaagtaaaatatagaacaaattttaaaagtacgaatccattcggtccaaagttacgccctatatttttaaaaaagcggaccaaggtatggcaaaattttaaaatttaaattttgaaatgcctataactcggaaattataaaagataaatagcatattttttcaGCCGAGCGATtccagaaatataaaaatctaaaaatcggATCGAAGGTactctactttgagcccccatagcgccgcctctGGAGAATTTGcaggacccattttaataacttaaactagaATTCTCCTTGGCTACGCTCGCGTCAAATTAtgctagatttatttccaaaacattttgattCTGCTCCTGCGATCTGGAAAGCCTATTGTTCTATACTTCATGAGGGCTCATCAAGCCCGTCACAGTAAACGTCGGAGTTCGTCAAGGCTGTGTTCTCCATTATTGTTTAACATGTACTTGACGTAGTTATGAACCACTCTATACATATGCAGCATGGTATTTCGTGAGGCGTCCACAATAGGTTAGATGATATCGACTATATAGATGACGACTGTCTTCTATGCCACCGCTACTCTAGCATGCAATTCAAGTTGCCTTTGCAACTCGTCCAGATAAAGCTGCAACACGAATTCCAAGCTTTCGGGGCAACGTATTGATGATGTTGAAAACTTTTGCTATCTGGGGATAGCAAGACAAGCTTATGGTACGCTTAACAAATGCTGCAGATCGCAAAATATCTCAACTCACACCAAAGTCAAGGATTTTAACAACAATGTGAAATCTGTGGTTCTATATGGCTGCGAAACTTGGAATATATCGAGTCGCGAAATGAGTACTATGCAAGATTTTGTAAACCCTGAGGCAATGGTTTACAAAATCTTAGAAAATTGTATACTTAGAAAATTGTGGCCACCCAGGTTGCTTTGGATTTTAGTATACGATCGTGTAAATTTGGTTGGCTGGAACACACAATGAGAAAGTCTGCTAATGATATAACTAGACAGTCCGTCGAATATAACCTCTAAGGTTCTAGGAGACTTAAAAAAACTGAGAGTTGCATGAGCATGATACACCATATCCTGGAGTGAGATGAAATTGCTGTGTAATGATAAAATTCAATGGAAAACATTTGTTTCGGCCCTATGTTCCACTGGGGTTAAATAAATATcctttagattacttagagacacttaagtgacaattgacttcactctagattacctgtgatgtataaagtaacgaattgacttctctctgaaATAAAAAGAGCACATATATACGTTTCtaatagggtattcgaattattcgatttttctcttgttcgaataaaacgaatatatgaacatttattcgttttattcgattattctacataaaattgttcgaattattcgttattcgaaaatggccatttttaaattgttcgaataattattcgtaagaaattattcgattaatcgagcgatcattagtcgaatgaataccctagtgtctaatgacccaaaatatatcaattggacCTAGCCAAGTTGTttgacattagtgacaattacagCCTATAAGGGAAACATTGACTAtctgcttaactgctgggtaactATAAATATTACGTATATGTTGTAATACACATACCTTAACTGGCTTCATCCTTTATGTAAATGTTTAAGGAAATCATGTATGCAATAAAAtaagcaataacaaaaaaatcttatcAACGTCATCATGATCATGTAAATTGTTAACATTTAATAGTAAAGATTTCTTCTTCCTTATGCCACAACATAATTGAATGAATGTAACGATTTTTAACTTTCAGAGAAACACCTTTAGACACCTTAAgtaaaattgtaaacatttacaatacaaactACCCAGTTacgaataaaaaacaaaactgaaggGTCAATACAACTGAACCTTTAAATTGCaaactgaaaaagaaaaaaagcacAAGCATTTTTCAAGATGACTATCAAATAGAAAGAGCGAGACCTAAACTTACTTACTAAGTAACAGTGGTAGCCAGAAGTAAGTAAGTAATAGTGGCAATAGTTAGTAGTAGAGTGTACAAAGTAACAATAAATTGctgggttttttttttggtaacaaaTTGATTAAGTTCGTTTACATCtactaaaaaaaatcacttcAAATGCAGCGATCAAAACAATACTGACTCTGGGCTGACTGACTCTGTTTAAGTGGCAGCAAGtgtgaaaaatgtttgttaataatttgtAAAACGTTTCATGGAAAACTGTTTAACGTGACTAAGATATAACGtggcaaaattttactaaacaAAGAAACTATTTAACAACCAAACAACAGCAAAaggaaaatttttctacaagTATTATATAACAAATCATGCTTAAGTATTCAAACACCTAGAAAAgggacaattttaaataattttaataatctttctcttttatttattttctttcttttattaatatttttacttcctttgtagcaatcataaaaaatatgtttcagaaACTCAGTATGTTGGCCTTAACGATAGTTATGTTGCTGCTATTGATAACCAGGAAATCATTGGGTTTGGTCAATCCCCTATACACTGAATATTATGCAAATTATCGAAATTATCCAGATGATGATAAGGTATGAGAATAAGGTGATATTTTTATGATCTAATTAGTTAACATTGTAAAGAtgatatgtaaaaaaataatactggaGTTTATTTATAACCTACATTACTATAGTGGGGAGTgctgggttagtgctgatgttagtaacgtgcaaaaatagtGTCCCTACACCCacctaaaaaaaataagaatctgctcatgatcactttctgagtcgattatgcGATGACCGTCCGTCCGACATGCACtttgaaagacaaaatttcacacCAAAGCCGAAGCCTATTAAATTTGGTTGGAATCGGTCCATTTCTCCTAGCACTCATACAATTGCTatatagttaagctctcataaattaattatatacatatccaaaccaaattcgaTCTTAGTATTACTTACTATAAtatattcttttattaatttatcttaaatatCTAAGAGATATCATGTTTTCCTTTGCATTTTAActtctacatttttttcatttacatatttattttcagttaAACTACAAATTCCACTACTTCATCGATCATCCGCCCAGCAAAGTTCACATGATGCACTTGGAGGAACGTCAAGGTGACAGAGTGATGGGTCAATATGGCCTACTGGAGCCCAATGGCATGGTGCGTATGGTCCATTATCAAGTAGTGGGCGACAGTGGTTTCCAAAGTGTGGTACAGACTCGAACACCACACAGTACAACACACATACGCCTGACAAATCGAAAGCAACCCAAACTGCCGATAATATTGCAACAACCAGTGGCATCTGttatatgattttattttaacttgTGACAATAAAATAGCAATAAGTTAATAAcacataaattgtattaaatgtaaatatttatattgtatgtatttatttatataaatattttttgtatttaattttcaatcacGTTTCTGTTGAAATATAAACGTATATTTTCAtcatttccagttttttttttacgctcattaattgatttttatcatgCATTCacctctttttatttttattttgtttgataagtgtgagaatttaataaatttcaaattaaaaatctttttaatttataatttgatgATTTTTCATTTGTGTATATTTCATTGATTATGCATAATTGTATTTGCGTTGTGAGCAGTTTAGCTTCATTGTTGCTTGTTAATTAatgcaaaattattaaaatcctGCTACCAaatcgtataaaaaaaaatataaacaatcatAAAATAAAGTTCATTGGCCATTCGATTTGGTTGTTTTTAAATgccaataaaataatttaagagcgttcatttgtataaatttattgcaTTTTGCGACGTTATTTGTTCTTAAGACGAAGAAGAGTTTGGTAATAGAAAAGCTATTAAATTAATAGAAGCTGGAACTTTGTATTATTTTGCCTACAACTGCGACATAACAATTGAAAAGGCCGTTGAATTAATTGGCGctttaactttgttttatttttcattgcaTTGACTATTTTACAATCAAAATTATAAACAGACAAATTCTCATTGCTTACATATAAACagctatttataaatacaaattacatCTTTTACTATAACTTAATGCACATATTTAAGAGATATATTTTTGATATCTTATTGAGATTTTTTAACCTGTATTGTATCTGTCgaggcaaaaataaaattgtagctttttaatttttctaaatatacttttactatttatttaaaatatttttataccctacaccaccatagtggggagggtattatgcgtttgtgcagatgtgtgtaacgcccaataatattagtctaacacccaccttaaagtataccgatcgacttagaataactttctgagtcgattaaacgatgtccgtctggctgtccatgtaaaccttgtgcacagagtacaggtcgcaatttttaagatatttctataaaatttggtacgtataattttttcggtccaaggacgaagcctattgaaactggctgaaatcggtgcattatttcacctagcccccatacaaatgtcctcccgaaattggactttatcggtcataaatgtttaatttatacatgtatctacacaaattccgctccaaataagttttatatatacaaaattcatgtcaccaaattttgttacgatcggtccataattagtcatagctcccatatagacccgcttctgaaaatcactttaacgtgcataaatcgttggtatattcacaaaattcaacatagtaaactttcatatagacataaatcacacgacctaatttcatggtgatcggtccataattggtcatagctcccatataaggcccacttccgaaaatctctcaaaaatataaattattgaaattttaaaagaaaaatgtttttgctcttttacatagtgtagggtattatatggtcgggattgaccgaccatactttcttacttgttttttttttttttgtttttttaactcCTAACTAAAAAGTGAGAATTTAGATTCGAATTGAATTTGGACTGATGTTCTCTAAAATTACCCCAGATCTTCATTTTGTGcagagaaaaacaaaacatctTCAGGGTAACGGACACAAATTTCATCTGTGTGTAGAAAACATGTCAAATATTCATGTACATagttgtatttgaatttttttttaaaaaatttagttatttttgatGGCagaaatattgggtgtatgagcTTAAAATAcgacattttttaaaagaatcgatcataaaaaacgatggattattttcgaatttattcacaattaagtgaattcgctttttcaagaaaattgtatgtgcgaaaatgagtgaattcacCTAATTTGTttccattacatgtggctttacgataaagcaataaatctgaacagtttttgccgatttcgatttttcatgatttttttcgcgtaaaaaatattttttttgcttaaattttttgcaatgtaTATCTAAACTTTCCCAAGTTTATCtgaataatatcggactaacgaTTTTTGATTTATCATaatttatgtggagaaacgtcaaAAAGAATTcacaattatacaaaaaaaaaagtttaaaaaaaaacttttccatagaatttaaaattttgaccatatttgtattactggaaccacaatacatcaaaattgtatagtggtttaaaaagcctctaaaattttttcgattttgttgccctgtgatATCTAAAAAACTTCTGACATAGCAATACAAGGCAAAAGTATTTCCTCTTCTAATAGTTTTACTGTTCTTCTAAATCTGAAAAAGAAATTATCTTTATatatcaatttaataaattttacaggacagacaaaaaacttttgttttaaatatttttttaaatctgtaaATGACATGTGTTCTTTGATTCCAGTGCAATtcgttttcctttaaaaatacatacttacacacattttctttagaaataataaaaaaaaaaaatactccacGATTacatttattacaaataatacactgcttttatttaaaaatgaattcaAGAAGTTTTCTAGgtaatttacaattttgttgcatttttcATTTTGCTGTGTCTACCAATACAAATAtggttataataatttattaacaaaatgtctTTGAGCAGTGATCTTTAAGCATTTGTTTgagaatagttttttttatatttgatctcTATTATTTGTGCTCATTATTGCAGAAATTTCAATAatgagaaaatatataaaaataataacaattaaaattctatacagtatttaacttaaaaacaaacattcaaCTCTTTTTGGCTTTATCTACAGAGTCATTGAATTTCACTTTCGGCTTGACTGTCGTATCCTTGGCGTACACATGCTTGGTGTATGATCTGGTGGTAGGTGTGGAAGTTGTAATTGGATTCGTGATGGTTGTGGTAGAAATGAAAGGAGACGACCATTGTTGTTGGATGTTGACAGCTGGCAGTTCCTGTTTATTCCCTTCAAGTGCTGATTGAGCTTCAgtcgtgttgttgttgttgttgttgttagtggGCTTGAATGGAGAATACTAAAAGAAAGTGATTAAATTGTTAAACGATGAGTAATGCTGAGCAGGGGAGGAGGAGGAGGGTTAATGAAAATGATTACTTGTATTATGGTCAAAGAATGACAatgtattaatttaaacaacatGCTGTTGAAGGAATAAAAAACACCAAAGGATTGATTTTGGGgagtaatttttatacaaaattattatcaaaatatttttattatataattatttattatatttgtttttgttttgttttgtttaacttaaaaactagaaattttgttttattggaAGATagatattattatattaatattaataaagccataaaatatgtatgtacatttatataAAGCTTCACTGAGgcagaaaaaatatatactttaaattgtttcgtttttttgataaattgttgtttttttaaaaaaaaaaaaataataataattgacaaacaaaaaatagaaaagaaaaatatatagaagTAAAAAAGAAgcttaatttgtttttagaaataaCGATAATTATAGAGTCTTACATAATTAAGTGGCACATATTTGACCTTCTCGTATGCTTTGTATTTTTTCGTTTTGACATTGTATTTGCCTTGCAACTTGTAAGAGGTTTTGTCATCCGGTGAAAGTGCATTTGCCGATGATGGTTGGGCATATTTGTTGGCGGCTGCTGACGATTTGGTTGAGGTTGTAGTGGTTGTTGATGTTGGTACCACAGCCACATATCTGGTACCGACATTGGGTATATATTGAGGTGACAAACTTGCTACTTGCGGtgagttattgttgttttgttgatAGTAGGTGTTTGCATTTTGTGGTGTCACAATGCTGCCATAGTTGTTGCCATTGTTGTCGTTCAGATTATAGTTGATATTTGTGTTTAGACGTTGTTTAGGACGTGAAGGTGGTGGTGGCACATAACTAATCAATAAGCAACAAatccaaacaaaaatatttggaaaaaaagagaATTAGTGAAAGATAAAGTTGGTTTCTAAAGTCTTTTGTTTGGTTAGTTAGTTTtgttaggaaaaaaaaaatgcttaaagttaaatttcttaaaggaaagtttttaaatttaatattgtttggttattgaatTAAATCATGTATCACTTcctatataaataaatcaatcaatattattattaaaaagaaatacaacttcaaacttttattgtaatcatttaaattaaaaaaaaaaaaaaaacatcttcaTGTCTTGTGTCTTTTGTATCTTACAAACGTTTCGTTATGAGTCAGTGTGTATAAGTGAACAAACAAagcaaatcaaatcaaaaaactcattaaattatttttaaatttgtcaggGCATGTGTCTTAggtcttttgttttatttaaaatactatatttttttcttatttttatttttttgaaatcttcACTTACATGTACGGATTTGGATTGGGTATATCATTACTAAGATCCTCCCACACTGGAGCTGGCTGTCTAAATGGAGGCACTGGTCTTACGGTAGTTCTAGGTGTTGGTGGTATTATGGGACCTGTATTCGTATTCCAATCCACCCTTATCGCCGTGCAAATACTAACAAAACAGGTGGCTGTGACTAGTAAATAATTTAGATTTgaaagctaaaaataaaaaataaaaagaaaataatttattattttaaacttaggCTTTTGATTTAGTtctaattttaacattttaactaaTAAACAAAGTAGCATTAAATACATacttaaatcaactaattttatttgcatttttatattgttattaaGTAGGTATTTTGTCAACGTCGTATCTGTCacttattaatttaataatatgtttattttatttaaaattattgcttCACACCTTCTGCAGTCTTTTGTTGTtttctgtgtgtttttttttttttttctttaaatgttttagtatgatttatttgttaaatttttaaatttgacaaaTAATTCATTTATACACACGACTTTTTTAACAGATCATTTAACAATTCTCtgcggttttaatttttatttgtattttatattgtttatgttaattcttgt
This genomic window contains:
- the GV1 gene encoding rhoGEF domain-containing protein gxcI; translation: MLSNLNYLLVTATCFVSICTAIRVDWNTNTGPIIPPTPRTTVRPVPPFRQPAPVWEDLSNDIPNPNPYIYVPPPPSRPKQRLNTNINYNLNDNNGNNYGSIVTPQNANTYYQQNNNNSPQVASLSPQYIPNVGTRYVAVVPTSTTTTTSTKSSAAANKYAQPSSANALSPDDKTSYKLQGKYNVKTKKYKAYEKVKYVPLNYYSPFKPTNNNNNNNTTEAQSALEGNKQELPAVNIQQQWSSPFISTTTITNPITTSTPTTRSYTKHVYAKDTTVKPKVKFNDSVDKAKKS
- the Cpr62Ba gene encoding cuticle protein 19 yields the protein MLALTIVMLLLLITRKSLGLVNPLYTEYYANYRNYPDDDKLNYKFHYFIDHPPSKVHMMHLEERQGDRVMGQYGLLEPNGMVRMVHYQVVGDSGFQSVVQTRTPHSTTHIRLTNRKQPKLPIILQQPVASVI